A section of the Nitrospirota bacterium genome encodes:
- a CDS encoding YIP1 family protein, which yields MAIKSSDFTALPALAIRILTSPSEFFRGMPKTGGYAEPLLFVIVMGILGGIIRAFLDMLGLSMIEGVENRSTWLFVLPAAVAAGSFIGAGVLYIIWKLMGSLETYETAYRCSAYISALTPVTTVIDAVPYMGIVASVALSTVFLVIASKEVHMIAARKAWLVFGILGLLFILMNITGQYASKISMDYPERTQNETQGLQKKNRLEAYRMFDKKSTGSFSSLHDVSDMRQNT from the coding sequence ATGGCCATAAAAAGCTCAGATTTTACCGCGTTGCCCGCGCTGGCAATCAGAATTCTGACGTCGCCTTCAGAGTTTTTCAGGGGCATGCCAAAAACGGGCGGATATGCTGAACCTCTCCTTTTCGTGATCGTCATGGGAATTCTCGGAGGCATCATAAGGGCTTTTCTTGATATGCTCGGACTCTCGATGATCGAAGGAGTCGAAAACAGGTCGACATGGCTTTTTGTTCTGCCGGCTGCAGTTGCGGCCGGCAGTTTTATCGGGGCCGGCGTGCTTTATATTATCTGGAAGCTCATGGGGTCACTTGAAACCTATGAAACAGCATACCGGTGCTCTGCATATATCTCGGCGCTGACACCGGTGACGACGGTCATTGATGCGGTTCCCTATATGGGGATAGTGGCAAGCGTCGCCCTCTCCACCGTTTTCCTTGTCATCGCAAGCAAGGAAGTGCATATGATTGCTGCACGCAAGGCCTGGCTGGTTTTCGGTATTCTCGGATTGCTGTTTATTCTTATGAATATCACCGGTCAGTATGCGTCAAAAATCTCGATGGATTATCCGGAACGCACGCAGAATGAGACACAGGGTCTGCAAAAAAAGAACAGGTTGGAAGCATACCGGATGTTTGACAAAAAAAGCACAGGAAGTTTCTCTTCCCTTCA
- a CDS encoding ADP-ribosylglycohydrolase family protein gives MIPRKDQFSGCLIGQCLGDATGFVVEGFFPAACKRYIEDYLKTDRVGEFGKFPFTFGQYSDDSQLARELMQSYVACGRFDPGDYAEKIKRIFAEKRIVGFGYSTKEAVKRLFLGIPWEESGTPSPSAGNGSAMRAAPVGLFFFDNPHMLVQAAHDQGRITHRDPRCSAGAAAVSGAVALALRETKIEADSFISTLSEWTGEIDSGFSQELLKLSQWIALSPEEAVIHIAKAGFDPDYVDDEEWTGISGFVVSSVLWSLYAFLRSPNDYWETICTAIEAGGDVDTTAAMAGAISGAYLGIGAIPSHLRHLLNDRGTWKFDELSELAQRCYEIKIAQIPLRRPQEKGTNEPGKVR, from the coding sequence ATGATACCCCGCAAAGACCAGTTCAGCGGCTGCCTCATAGGCCAGTGTCTCGGAGATGCAACAGGTTTTGTGGTGGAAGGCTTCTTCCCTGCCGCATGTAAAAGATATATTGAGGATTATCTGAAGACGGACCGGGTCGGGGAATTCGGCAAATTCCCCTTTACATTCGGGCAATATTCAGATGACTCCCAGCTTGCTCGTGAGCTTATGCAGAGTTATGTGGCATGCGGCAGATTTGATCCCGGTGACTATGCGGAAAAGATAAAGCGCATCTTTGCTGAGAAGAGAATTGTGGGGTTTGGGTATTCCACCAAAGAAGCGGTCAAAAGGTTATTCCTCGGCATCCCGTGGGAAGAATCAGGCACTCCCTCTCCATCAGCAGGGAACGGCAGCGCCATGCGCGCAGCGCCTGTTGGGCTGTTCTTCTTTGATAATCCGCACATGCTTGTGCAGGCAGCCCACGATCAGGGCAGGATCACCCACAGGGATCCCCGGTGCTCCGCAGGGGCTGCCGCTGTCAGCGGCGCGGTTGCACTGGCGCTCCGGGAGACAAAAATCGAAGCCGATTCCTTCATCTCAACGCTGTCCGAATGGACAGGTGAAATTGACTCAGGGTTTTCCCAAGAACTGCTGAAGCTCTCGCAGTGGATAGCCCTTTCTCCGGAAGAAGCGGTTATCCACATTGCAAAAGCAGGATTTGACCCTGACTATGTTGATGATGAGGAATGGACAGGCATATCCGGATTTGTCGTAAGCAGCGTGCTCTGGAGCCTCTATGCATTCCTCAGATCGCCGAATGACTACTGGGAAACCATTTGTACGGCGATCGAGGCAGGCGGAGACGTGGATACCACGGCAGCGATGGCCGGTGCAATAAGCGGTGCGTACCTCGGGATCGGTGCGATACCCTCGCACTTGAGACATCTGCTGAATGACCGCGGCACCTGGAAATTCGATGAACTTTCAGAACTGGCGCAACGGTGTTATGAAATAAAGATAGCCCAAATCCCGCTCAGGCGTCCGCAGGAAAAGGGGACAAACGAACCGGGCAAGGTACGATGA
- a CDS encoding DUF72 domain-containing protein has protein sequence MIRVGTCSWTEKTLMQSGEFYPEKVKTPEERLRYYAHHFTTVEVDSTYYAIPDKRTTHLWNERTPEDFIFHIKAYGALTGHGVAPKTLPKDIFDLLSPADRTRKYVYIKEPALLESITARFSEALAPLRQSDKLGCVVFQYPPWFRHATAHMDVILRSTHFIQQDMQVAVEFRHGSWLTSDTTAPVLQFLKDHQLSYISADEPQYGSLATVPFIPDATTDIAYFRFHGRNTQNWLKKGTETALRYSYLYSDEELAGFVHALRTTEKKTKVTYAMFNNCHGGFAMRNAMRLQEMTKGRA, from the coding sequence ATGATCCGTGTCGGAACCTGTTCATGGACGGAAAAGACACTGATGCAGAGCGGTGAATTCTATCCCGAAAAAGTAAAAACACCGGAAGAACGTCTGAGATATTACGCACATCACTTTACCACAGTAGAGGTGGATTCCACATATTACGCAATTCCTGACAAAAGAACGACGCATCTCTGGAACGAGAGAACGCCTGAGGATTTCATCTTCCACATTAAGGCATACGGAGCGTTGACAGGCCACGGGGTAGCCCCAAAGACCCTCCCGAAGGATATCTTCGATTTGCTTTCCCCGGCAGACAGGACCAGAAAATACGTGTACATCAAAGAACCGGCTCTTCTTGAATCAATAACTGCACGGTTCAGTGAAGCCCTTGCTCCTCTCAGGCAGTCCGACAAGCTGGGCTGTGTTGTTTTTCAATACCCCCCATGGTTCCGTCATGCAACTGCACATATGGACGTTATCCTCAGGTCAACACATTTCATCCAGCAGGACATGCAGGTCGCTGTTGAATTCAGGCATGGGAGTTGGCTGACTTCAGACACCACAGCCCCGGTCCTGCAGTTTCTGAAAGACCATCAGTTATCTTATATATCCGCAGATGAACCGCAGTATGGTTCTTTGGCCACCGTGCCTTTCATCCCCGACGCTACAACAGACATCGCCTACTTCAGGTTCCATGGAAGGAATACACAGAACTGGCTGAAAAAAGGGACGGAGACAGCGCTCCGTTACAGTTACCTCTACTCAGATGAAGAATTGGCGGGATTTGTGCACGCTCTCAGGACAACAGAGAAAAAAACAAAGGTAACCTACGCCATGTTCAACAACTGCCACGGGGGGTTCGCGATGAGAAACGCGATGAGACTGCAGGAAATGACAAAGGGCAGGGCATGA
- the lexA gene encoding transcriptional repressor LexA, protein MRALTDKQKKVLEFLIEFTKDHGYPPTVREIGEHFRFLWAAARGHLQALQRKGFIKLEPSKSRGIEIRGLMPSGGFMVPVAGKIRAGKPLLAREDIDAHILVDQSLFPHADAFTLKVTGDSMTGAGIFDGDFVVIRPQTTIEHGGIGVVLVADEATVKRVYKKGGKIILQPENSTMQPTEHSPHEVTVLGKVIGVIRKL, encoded by the coding sequence ATGAGAGCACTCACTGATAAACAGAAGAAGGTACTCGAATTCCTTATTGAGTTCACCAAAGACCACGGCTACCCCCCTACAGTCAGAGAGATCGGCGAACATTTCAGGTTTCTCTGGGCTGCTGCACGAGGACATCTTCAGGCACTGCAAAGGAAGGGTTTCATAAAACTGGAACCTTCCAAGTCCAGGGGGATAGAGATCCGGGGCCTGATGCCTTCAGGCGGATTCATGGTTCCTGTCGCAGGGAAAATACGGGCAGGGAAGCCTCTTCTGGCACGGGAGGATATTGATGCGCACATTCTTGTCGATCAGTCCCTGTTTCCCCATGCAGATGCGTTTACTCTCAAAGTGACAGGCGACAGCATGACAGGGGCGGGGATATTCGACGGGGATTTTGTGGTGATCAGGCCGCAGACAACGATAGAACACGGCGGAATCGGTGTCGTCCTTGTGGCAGACGAAGCTACGGTAAAAAGGGTGTACAAAAAAGGGGGGAAAATAATCCTTCAACCGGAAAACAGCACCATGCAGCCGACAGAACACAGTCCCCATGAAGTGACTGTTCTGGGAAAGGTTATCGGGGTAATAAGAAAACTGTGA
- the dinB gene encoding DNA polymerase IV produces MKNPLMSRIILCIDMDAFFASVEQQTHPFLRGKPVAVIGSGARTVITTRSYEARKYGVKTGMNVCEAKKLCPHIIFVAGNNEKYTFTCRDLQNIYLQFTPDVEVYSIDEAFLDVTATHHLFGGPESIGKRIRAEVKERFGITCTVGIAPNILIAKLASDIAKPDGLRWIRPDDVTSVLEDMPLKELWGIGSGITAQLEGLGIKTCGQLGRTPASLLRNRFGIPGEHLKAMGMGICNRPLLVREEDPKSIGHSMTFPRDLGSGQETEAEILKLSDMVGRRARRYGYIGRKISLTVRYPDFETFSRQTTLPAHTNHTHEIYRNAISLLNSIRLKDRVRLLGVCLSGLIRDSHQMLLFEAQRKEKAILQAMDTVNDRHGDFKLLWASYLKHVDPPRVISPAWKPSGVRNIRVRR; encoded by the coding sequence ATGAAGAACCCACTCATGTCCAGAATAATCCTTTGCATAGACATGGACGCATTTTTTGCCTCGGTGGAGCAGCAGACACATCCTTTCCTCAGGGGAAAGCCGGTCGCGGTCATCGGCTCAGGCGCAAGGACAGTCATCACGACGCGTTCGTACGAAGCGAGAAAATACGGGGTAAAAACGGGGATGAATGTCTGCGAGGCGAAAAAACTCTGTCCGCATATCATCTTTGTTGCAGGGAACAATGAAAAATACACCTTCACCTGCAGGGATCTCCAGAATATCTATCTTCAGTTTACTCCGGATGTGGAAGTCTATTCCATTGATGAGGCATTTCTCGACGTGACTGCAACGCATCATCTTTTCGGGGGGCCGGAATCCATCGGCAAACGCATCAGGGCAGAAGTAAAAGAACGCTTCGGTATTACCTGCACGGTCGGCATTGCTCCAAACATACTCATTGCAAAGCTTGCCAGTGATATCGCAAAACCTGACGGATTACGGTGGATCAGGCCCGATGACGTCACCTCAGTGCTCGAAGATATGCCTTTGAAAGAACTCTGGGGAATAGGTTCCGGGATTACTGCTCAACTTGAAGGTCTGGGGATAAAGACCTGCGGTCAGCTCGGAAGGACACCGGCAAGCCTTCTGAGGAACAGGTTCGGCATACCCGGTGAACATCTCAAAGCCATGGGGATGGGAATCTGCAACAGACCTTTGCTTGTCCGCGAGGAAGATCCCAAGTCCATCGGACACAGCATGACCTTTCCGAGAGATCTGGGCAGCGGGCAGGAAACAGAGGCAGAGATACTGAAACTGAGCGATATGGTAGGAAGACGGGCAAGGAGATACGGATACATCGGCAGAAAGATCTCGCTGACGGTAAGGTATCCGGATTTTGAGACGTTTTCGAGACAGACAACGCTTCCGGCACACACCAATCATACCCATGAGATATACCGGAACGCCATTTCCCTTTTAAACAGCATCCGGTTGAAAGACAGGGTCAGACTGCTCGGGGTATGCCTGTCCGGCCTTATCAGGGACTCACACCAGATGCTGCTGTTTGAAGCACAGAGAAAAGAGAAGGCAATCCTGCAGGCGATGGATACCGTCAACGACCGGCACGGTGACTTCAAACTCCTCTGGGCGTCGTACCTGAAGCATGTGGATCCTCCCCGCGTGATATCCCCCGCGTGGAAACCTTCCGGGGTCAGGAATATACGAGTGCGGAGATAG
- a CDS encoding serine protease, whose product MERFAPRSFFLIIPLVYLVLMTGCSQPVPKHISIESLSGPDKQERIDRIKRSTVRIYVNGRPNGTGFIINANGLVATSFHVVGKTEQASRKRSFITYASPIEVQLHDGERVPAIPHKAFIGDGIYEAVLKDYCILEIRTPRQLVPLRLGNFSDAKEGSTVYLCGYSLTREQPEISFGVVKTRWKDAVLAYQGTSSFRKRSIIDIAWLDIPMTKGNSGGPIVLPGKRPEDDRVIGIASFITTPLDQDLKALVKTLKDNAPSSRASPVCSIELFCAMKEAIGYDSLFIKGCISIDSLRNRLQKLAGSSL is encoded by the coding sequence GTGGAAAGATTCGCGCCTCGGTCTTTTTTCCTGATCATACCTCTTGTGTACCTGGTGCTGATGACAGGCTGCAGCCAGCCCGTTCCGAAACACATATCCATTGAGAGTCTCAGCGGCCCGGACAAACAGGAGAGGATTGACCGGATTAAGCGATCCACAGTTCGCATTTATGTGAACGGCAGACCCAACGGCACTGGATTCATCATCAATGCAAACGGGCTGGTTGCAACATCCTTCCATGTCGTAGGGAAGACAGAGCAGGCCTCCCGAAAGCGATCCTTCATTACCTATGCTTCACCTATAGAAGTTCAGCTGCATGACGGAGAGAGGGTGCCCGCAATACCGCACAAAGCCTTCATAGGCGACGGCATCTATGAGGCAGTGCTGAAAGACTACTGTATCCTCGAAATCAGAACTCCCAGACAACTCGTCCCGCTGCGGCTGGGAAATTTTTCAGACGCCAAGGAAGGCTCAACAGTATACCTGTGCGGCTATTCCCTGACCAGAGAGCAGCCCGAGATCTCTTTTGGGGTAGTGAAAACCCGATGGAAGGATGCGGTGCTGGCATATCAGGGAACTTCTTCGTTCCGGAAAAGAAGTATTATAGATATCGCCTGGCTTGACATCCCGATGACCAAAGGCAACTCCGGCGGACCGATCGTGCTTCCGGGAAAACGCCCTGAGGATGATCGGGTAATCGGCATCGCCTCATTCATTACAACTCCCCTTGACCAGGATCTGAAGGCACTTGTCAAAACCCTTAAGGACAATGCACCGTCCAGCCGTGCATCTCCCGTCTGCAGCATTGAGCTTTTCTGTGCAATGAAAGAGGCAATAGGCTATGATTCCCTGTTCATTAAGGGATGTATATCGATCGACTCTCTGAGAAACAGGCTGCAGAAACTGGCTGGCAGCAGTCTGTAA
- a CDS encoding acetoin utilization protein AcuC, translating into MKKTAFVYTDEYSQYDYGPTHPLRTYRLKVAYDLIDACGLLSLPQVLSVKPGKAGFEDLLRFHSREYLEVLQAVNSGIDLPYSSFYGLGPGDNPVFRGLFDWSSLVAGASLKAASLVERGDADIAFNMAGGLHHAMSSKASGFCYINDIVVAIVFLLQKGKRVAYLDIDAHHGDGVQAAFYRTDKVLTISIHETGKVLFPGTGFEYETGEGEGEGYSVNIPMPPYSDDELFLYVFDEVVPPLILKFRPDIVVAQLGVDSFMHDPLAHLNFTNNGFCEAVGRIKKIAPKWVALGGGGYDVMNVAKAWTLAWAIMNDAAIPEMIPEEFVAGHGSEEILRRHMRDEPYLEKGIAKEQMREEVERTVQFVKQKVLQG; encoded by the coding sequence ATGAAAAAGACTGCCTTCGTTTATACGGATGAATATTCACAATATGATTATGGTCCGACACATCCGCTCCGGACATACCGACTGAAGGTTGCATACGATCTGATTGACGCCTGCGGACTCCTGTCATTGCCTCAGGTGCTTTCTGTGAAACCCGGCAAGGCCGGTTTTGAAGATCTGTTGAGATTTCACAGCAGGGAATATCTCGAGGTGCTGCAAGCGGTGAATTCAGGGATTGATCTGCCTTATTCATCTTTCTATGGTCTCGGCCCCGGGGATAACCCGGTTTTCAGGGGTCTTTTTGACTGGTCGAGTTTGGTGGCAGGTGCGTCTTTGAAGGCAGCCTCACTTGTGGAAAGAGGAGATGCTGATATTGCATTCAATATGGCGGGGGGCCTGCATCATGCCATGTCATCGAAGGCATCGGGCTTCTGCTATATCAATGATATCGTGGTCGCGATAGTCTTCCTTCTGCAGAAAGGGAAAAGGGTTGCCTATCTCGATATCGATGCACATCACGGGGACGGTGTGCAGGCGGCGTTCTACAGGACTGATAAGGTGCTTACCATATCTATCCACGAGACAGGGAAGGTTCTTTTCCCTGGCACCGGCTTTGAGTACGAGACAGGAGAGGGAGAGGGTGAAGGATATTCTGTCAATATCCCGATGCCACCCTATTCCGATGACGAGCTTTTTCTCTATGTCTTCGATGAGGTTGTTCCTCCGCTTATCCTGAAATTCAGGCCGGATATCGTGGTTGCCCAGCTTGGAGTGGATTCCTTCATGCACGACCCTCTGGCACACCTCAATTTTACAAATAACGGTTTTTGCGAAGCGGTGGGGAGGATAAAAAAGATTGCGCCGAAGTGGGTCGCGCTCGGCGGTGGAGGGTACGATGTGATGAATGTTGCAAAGGCATGGACGCTTGCGTGGGCGATTATGAATGATGCCGCAATTCCGGAGATGATACCCGAAGAATTTGTTGCCGGGCATGGATCCGAAGAGATTTTACGGAGACACATGAGAGACGAACCCTATCTCGAAAAAGGTATTGCGAAGGAGCAGATGAGGGAAGAAGTTGAACGGACAGTGCAGTTCGTGAAACAGAAGGTCCTTCAGGGCTGA
- the ftsZ gene encoding cell division protein FtsZ, whose amino-acid sequence MFEIEEVRGQQAKIKVVGVGGAGGNAINNMIASNLHGVEFIAINTDMQALETSLAPIKVQIGDGLTRGLGAGSNPQIGRDAALEDSAMIAESLEGSDMVFITAGMGGGTGTGAGPVIAGIAKELGAITVAVITKPFFYEGKIRYANAEEGIKELKKNVDTIIVIPNDKIGLVVEKGTPLLKSFAVANDVLKQAVQGISDIILIPGLINVDFADVRTIIQDKGRGVMGSGTGRGETGAIDAARKAISNPLLEESSIEGSTGILVNITGGLELSLNGVQEAISYVYDSAHEDVHLIFGAVIDADIDDEVRVTVIATGFNEQKEKVDLPQIRKWSPLRQPVNFRGSERVLSKSLKFEYGVETVPTEIMSYEDHMDVPTFLRKAPQPQKEL is encoded by the coding sequence ATGTTCGAAATCGAAGAAGTAAGGGGTCAGCAGGCAAAAATAAAAGTTGTTGGTGTAGGAGGAGCCGGAGGCAATGCGATCAATAACATGATTGCATCGAACCTCCACGGTGTTGAGTTCATTGCGATAAACACGGACATGCAGGCCCTGGAAACATCTCTTGCCCCCATTAAGGTGCAGATCGGTGACGGTCTCACCAGAGGACTTGGTGCCGGCTCAAATCCTCAGATCGGGAGAGACGCGGCGCTCGAGGACAGCGCAATGATTGCAGAAAGCCTTGAGGGATCGGATATGGTATTCATTACCGCGGGAATGGGAGGCGGCACAGGGACCGGCGCAGGTCCTGTGATCGCGGGGATCGCAAAAGAACTCGGAGCCATAACCGTCGCGGTAATCACAAAGCCGTTTTTCTATGAGGGGAAGATCAGGTATGCGAATGCCGAGGAAGGCATAAAGGAACTGAAGAAAAATGTCGATACGATAATTGTCATTCCGAACGACAAGATCGGGCTTGTCGTGGAGAAGGGAACACCTCTTCTGAAATCCTTTGCTGTTGCGAACGATGTCCTGAAGCAGGCAGTTCAGGGAATATCCGACATTATCCTGATCCCCGGCCTTATTAATGTTGATTTTGCCGATGTCAGAACGATCATTCAGGATAAGGGCAGGGGGGTCATGGGCTCCGGCACGGGCAGAGGCGAAACCGGAGCAATCGATGCGGCCAGAAAGGCGATATCAAACCCGCTGCTCGAAGAGTCATCCATTGAAGGCTCAACAGGCATTCTTGTGAATATCACCGGTGGACTTGAACTGTCGCTCAACGGGGTGCAGGAAGCGATTTCCTATGTTTACGATTCCGCACACGAGGACGTCCACCTGATATTCGGTGCGGTGATTGATGCAGACATTGACGATGAGGTAAGGGTTACCGTCATCGCAACAGGATTCAACGAGCAGAAAGAGAAAGTGGATCTGCCCCAGATAAGGAAGTGGAGCCCCCTCAGGCAGCCCGTGAATTTCAGGGGTTCCGAGAGGGTTTTGTCAAAGAGCCTTAAATTCGAGTATGGCGTTGAAACGGTTCCGACAGAGATCATGTCGTATGAGGATCATATGGATGTGCCGACTTTTCTGAGAAAAGCACCCCAGCCCCAAAAGGAGCTTTAG
- the ftsA gene encoding cell division protein FtsA has protein sequence MMPRSSPGNIIVGLDIGTTKICVVVGEVVNRELEFRGVSMSPSTGLRKGVVVDIEATVDSIKNALQKVEETTGVEIHAVNIGISGGHIKGFNSYGAVGVRGREVTHVDIARAIDSAKAVYVPLDREVLHVIPTGYILDGQNGIRDPIGMAGVRLEAHVYIITGAVTSVQNLLKCCRRAGVEVIDVIFEPLASAEAILTEDEKELGVAVVDIGGGTTDIGIYKDGWLRHSSVLAVGGNHFTNDVAVGLRVSVTEAERIKRTFGSARITMDDDLEEIDIVQAGQSRTILRRHLTEIIQPRTEELLGLVQKELLACGGYDIAATGVVLTGGGSLLQGIERMAEASLALPVRIGLPIGIAGCHEVSGNPMYATGAGLVLYGFQADSGNGAYSDSLTGVFGKMRDWVTGIFR, from the coding sequence ATGATGCCCCGGTCTTCTCCCGGAAATATTATCGTTGGGCTCGATATCGGTACCACCAAAATCTGTGTTGTTGTAGGAGAGGTAGTGAACAGGGAACTCGAGTTCAGGGGTGTCAGCATGTCTCCTTCGACAGGCCTCAGGAAAGGGGTTGTCGTGGATATCGAGGCAACGGTCGACTCAATCAAAAATGCTCTTCAAAAAGTCGAAGAGACCACAGGGGTTGAAATACACGCAGTGAATATCGGCATTTCAGGGGGTCATATCAAAGGGTTCAACAGCTACGGTGCAGTCGGAGTAAGAGGCAGGGAAGTTACCCACGTGGATATTGCCCGTGCGATCGATTCAGCAAAGGCGGTATACGTGCCGCTTGACAGGGAGGTGCTCCATGTGATCCCGACAGGGTATATCCTCGACGGACAGAACGGGATAAGGGATCCGATCGGGATGGCGGGAGTAAGGCTTGAAGCACATGTCTATATTATTACCGGGGCTGTCACATCTGTGCAGAACCTCCTGAAGTGCTGCAGAAGAGCAGGAGTCGAGGTTATTGACGTGATTTTTGAGCCGCTCGCTTCAGCAGAAGCCATACTGACTGAAGACGAAAAGGAGCTTGGTGTGGCGGTTGTGGATATCGGGGGAGGCACGACCGATATCGGGATCTATAAGGACGGATGGCTGAGGCATTCATCGGTCCTCGCTGTCGGCGGAAACCATTTTACGAACGATGTTGCGGTGGGTCTCAGAGTATCCGTGACAGAGGCAGAAAGGATCAAGAGAACTTTTGGTTCTGCACGCATCACTATGGATGATGATCTTGAAGAAATCGACATTGTGCAGGCGGGACAGAGCCGCACAATACTCAGGCGGCATCTTACGGAGATTATTCAGCCGAGGACTGAAGAGTTGCTCGGTCTGGTGCAAAAAGAACTCCTTGCATGCGGCGGATATGACATTGCAGCGACAGGTGTCGTGCTTACCGGAGGAGGATCGCTTCTTCAGGGAATCGAAAGGATGGCAGAGGCGAGCCTGGCGCTGCCGGTCCGAATCGGTCTTCCCATCGGCATTGCAGGATGTCATGAGGTGAGCGGCAATCCGATGTATGCAACAGGAGCGGGTCTTGTGCTGTACGGTTTTCAGGCAGATTCAGGCAACGGTGCGTATTCTGATTCGCTAACAGGGGTCTTCGGAAAAATGAGAGATTGGGTTACAGGTATTTTCAGATAG
- a CDS encoding FtsQ-type POTRA domain-containing protein — MKANRFKRGKGWLGMVRLGRNTAALASIIAAAILLSAIIYAYPANSLFPVKYFKFTGNRHLADDELRALIDVQMNDSLVLVPADKITGQLLRSPWIKTVSLRREFPDTLTMDIRESEPFALLDMCDHLYLIDENGDVLDELGDGSVPFLPIIAGDPQKNKAGFSEAMKLVRLMHGRGLSADRDHIEVIAHKQEEIGLSMDGTYFKLGAGGYEEKLERLLQIEEDIKEMGLLVDYIDLRFEKKAIVKPVTEKVME; from the coding sequence ATGAAAGCAAATAGATTCAAAAGGGGCAAGGGATGGTTGGGCATGGTGCGCTTGGGAAGGAATACCGCGGCGCTTGCATCCATCATCGCCGCAGCGATCCTCCTTTCTGCCATTATTTATGCATATCCTGCGAATTCCCTTTTCCCGGTCAAATATTTCAAATTCACAGGAAACAGGCACCTCGCAGATGATGAGCTGCGGGCACTGATTGATGTGCAGATGAATGACAGTCTGGTGCTTGTGCCGGCGGATAAAATCACCGGGCAACTGCTCAGATCGCCCTGGATAAAAACCGTAAGCCTGCGAAGGGAGTTCCCAGATACTTTAACCATGGATATAAGAGAATCGGAACCATTTGCACTACTCGATATGTGCGACCATCTTTATCTGATTGATGAGAATGGAGACGTTCTGGATGAACTCGGCGATGGTTCTGTCCCGTTCCTGCCAATTATTGCCGGTGATCCGCAGAAAAACAAAGCGGGCTTTTCAGAAGCAATGAAGCTTGTCAGACTGATGCACGGCAGGGGGTTGTCTGCAGATCGGGATCATATTGAGGTGATTGCGCACAAACAGGAGGAAATCGGCCTTTCGATGGATGGGACGTATTTCAAGCTGGGAGCCGGAGGGTATGAAGAGAAGCTCGAAAGGCTCCTTCAGATAGAGGAAGATATCAAGGAGATGGGACTGCTTGTCGATTATATCGATCTGCGGTTTGAAAAGAAGGCGATTGTAAAACCTGTGACAGAAAAGGTGATGGAATGA
- a CDS encoding D-alanine--D-alanine ligase — protein sequence MLTNRKIGVLMGGTSSEREVSLRSGKAIHAALKALGYHAVSIDVGPDVCTVLEREGIELAFLALHGGCGEDGSIQGMLEVLGIPYTGSGVLASALSMDKEASKKIFLSHDIPVPPFVMFCRGQGKEDVGFGLPWVVKPAAEGSSVGVNIVRKEAGLDNALEKAFVYGERALLEKYIEGQEVHIGILNNRVLGGVEVRPSLEFYSYEAKYTAGLTEYILPPELDIRVYEKAQVAALAAHVSLGCRGATRVDLRIDTQGNPYVLEVNTIPGMTETSLLPKIAGFAGFDFPGFVEEILRGVIHESK from the coding sequence GTGTTAACGAATAGAAAAATAGGTGTGCTGATGGGTGGTACCTCGTCTGAGCGGGAGGTCTCCCTCAGAAGCGGAAAGGCTATCCATGCCGCCCTGAAGGCATTGGGGTATCACGCGGTTTCCATAGACGTTGGTCCGGATGTCTGCACTGTGCTGGAAAGAGAAGGGATAGAACTGGCGTTTCTCGCCCTCCACGGAGGCTGCGGAGAAGACGGTTCAATACAGGGAATGCTTGAAGTGCTCGGGATTCCGTATACAGGGTCCGGCGTTCTTGCCTCCGCCCTTTCGATGGACAAGGAAGCATCGAAAAAAATATTTCTCTCTCATGATATTCCGGTGCCGCCCTTTGTGATGTTTTGCCGGGGGCAGGGGAAAGAAGATGTAGGATTCGGATTGCCGTGGGTTGTGAAGCCTGCAGCAGAAGGATCGAGTGTGGGAGTCAACATCGTAAGGAAGGAAGCGGGCCTGGACAATGCATTGGAGAAGGCCTTCGTATATGGAGAAAGGGCGCTTCTGGAGAAGTATATAGAGGGACAGGAAGTCCATATAGGGATTCTCAATAACCGTGTGCTGGGCGGGGTTGAGGTAAGGCCCTCGCTCGAATTCTACAGCTATGAAGCGAAATACACGGCCGGTCTTACGGAGTATATACTCCCTCCTGAACTGGACATCAGGGTATACGAAAAGGCACAGGTGGCAGCACTCGCGGCGCATGTGTCGCTTGGATGCAGAGGTGCCACAAGGGTTGACCTCAGAATCGATACACAGGGGAACCCGTATGTGCTTGAGGTGAATACAATCCCCGGCATGACCGAAACGAGTCTGCTGCCGAAAATTGCCGGATTCGCAGGATTCGACTTCCCGGGTTTTGTTGAAGAGATACTCAGGGGTGTTATCCATGAAAGCAAATAG